The Mauremys mutica isolate MM-2020 ecotype Southern chromosome 20, ASM2049712v1, whole genome shotgun sequence genome contains the following window.
ACACCGGCTCCCTGGCCACCGCCGGCTATGGCACCGCGCTGGgtaagtggggctggggggagccacaATGCCTGTAAACATTGGGTTGGAGGAAGAGGGGGGTTCCGCCAGGTCTGCAAAGTAGAGTCGGGTCTTACTACTAGGCCcctctgccctcccagagccagagaacccaggagtcctgacttccagttcCCTCTGCTTTAACCGCTAGTCCACCCTCCACCCGCCTACTTAGACCcagggagtagaacccaggagtcctgactcccaaccttTGTTCTAAGCACTAGACCCCATTTCCCTCCCAGGTCAGGGTGAATTCACCCCAGGGGTCCTGCTACCATGCTCTGCCCACTAACCTGCGCTCTCCAACTCACTAACCTCttgccctcctcctctccctcccctcattcACGATTCCCCTCTCGCCTTGCAGGGGTCATCCGCTCTTTGCACGCCCTGGGTTGTCTGGCGCACGTCTACTGCACGGAGACGCGGCCGTACAACCAGGGGGCGCGGCTGACGGCCTACGAGCTGGTGTACGAGCACATCCCGGCCACGCTCATTGCGGATAGCATGGTCTCTGTGGCCATGAAGGAGAAGGGCGTGTCGGGTGAGTGGGAGACACGGCAGCCTGACCCCACCGCCACAGGCGCCAGCTGGCCTTGTTAGAAGGAGCTGTGGATCCTAGGGCTTGTTAAGCTGgtgagctcttcaaggcagggaccgTCCTGGAGTCTGGCATGgtagagccctgatctcagtcaagGGTGGGCATCTGCAAAGCGGCACGAGgaggccccgatctcggccggggtctgtgcagcatcACGCACGATGgtgatgatggggggggggagacgtcTGTGCCGTGCCCAGTGCGACGGGGACCCATCTTGGTTGAGTCTCACAGGAATCAAGACATCAGTAGATCCCTCTAACCCAGTATGACACCAACAGGAGCCAGCACCAGTGCTGCCTTGCGCATGGCTGAGACAGTAACACCTATTTCTCAATGTAGGGCACTTCATCCCCAGTGTATTAGTAGCACTGTCCCCCGTCTGTGAGCGGGGTGGACATGCTGAGGCGTAGAGAGGGGTGATGGCTTGCAACTGCTCTGCTGGGTGTCTCTGGGcatagccaggaatagaatcccggTGTTCTCCCAGCACGGGGTCCTTTCCCCTGGACATCACTGCCTCTCGGAGAATCATGCTGGGTGCTCCATAGAGCTGCTTTCTTGGGGCCCTGTGCAGTCCCTGGGGGATGCGGGAGGATTGGGGTCTGCCAGACACAAGGCTGACCAgcggcaggaagggggcaggaggaggggaccGCGGTAGGATCTCACGAATGCTAAGGTGGCCATCTCAATGCTGACTCCTTGGCGGTCGCGTGGCACGGGAATCGCCCCTCCAGGACTTTAAGCGTTGCATTCCCTCACCCAGCTGTCGTCGTGGGAGCCGACCGGGTGGTGGCCAACGGCGACACCGCCAACAAAGTGGGCACCTACCAGCTGGCCATCGCTGCAAAGCATCATGGGATCCCCTTCTACGTGGCGGCGCCTAGCACCTCATGTGACCTGAGCTTGGCAGAAGGGGCTGAAATCGTGATCGAGGAGCGGCCGAGCCAGGAGCTGACGGACGTCAATGGAGTGAGGATCGCAGCGCCAGGTACTGCAGTGTGGGCGCATCCCCGAACAGTATTGCGGAccagtgggctatcctggtgcaAGAGGAGGTGGCAGTATTGGGCCAAAGGGGCCAGTGGGGGAATTCTTGATTGGGTATTTGTCACGTTGCTGAGTGGCTCACGGTGTCTCTGTTTTTCTCCTGCCCAGGGATCGGCGTTTGGAACCCGGCCTTCGACGTCACGCCACATGAGCTCATCACTGGGGGCATCGTCACGGAGCTTGGTGTCTTCCGCCCTGAAGAGCTCCGAGAGGCCCTCACCCGAGCAGTGAAAGGAGAATGAACCCCTTGGGCTAATAACTGCCCTGACTCGGGCTGCGGGAGAGAGACCCGGCTTTCCCTCTGCAGAGACCAGACTCTGTGTGCGCGGGGGTAATAcaccccctgcctggctctgTTTTACACGCTGTTAATAAATCCCCATCGCCTTTGACCACCACTTGTCTGCGTGGGCTGATGCCTGTAGCTTGTCTAAATTAGCAGGGCTTTAAGGAGCTGGGTGTCCTCTACTGGATGGAGTCTGactacctccctccctccctccctgtgtgtCATAGCCCCTCTACTGCC
Protein-coding sequences here:
- the MRI1 gene encoding methylthioribose-1-phosphate isomerase; protein product: MSLESLRYRRGSLRVLNQLLLPQRSCYEPIGGVRQGWEAIRAMQVRGAPAIAIVGCLSLAVELHGGAGMGQGKAGLETFIHDSLRYLVTARPTAVNMARAAEELGAFTSQEAQREEATAESLRESVIQWAEAMLEKDLRDNRSIGEHGARHLLQASPQDKVTVLTHCNTGSLATAGYGTALGVIRSLHALGCLAHVYCTETRPYNQGARLTAYELVYEHIPATLIADSMVSVAMKEKGVSAVVVGADRVVANGDTANKVGTYQLAIAAKHHGIPFYVAAPSTSCDLSLAEGAEIVIEERPSQELTDVNGVRIAAPGIGVWNPAFDVTPHELITGGIVTELGVFRPEELREALTRAVKGE